The Sinomicrobium kalidii genome contains a region encoding:
- a CDS encoding serine hydrolase domain-containing protein encodes MTFFKTLLLTIITTHIGFAQSVDAQNLDEYFNTLEANNKFMGSIAILKHGNIVYSKQVGYSDPDSEQKPDRNTKYRIGSISKVFTATLVFKAIEDGKIILNETIDKYFPEIENAGKITISNLLNHRSGIHSFTDHKKEFLSYHIHPKTEKEMIEIIAKGGSDFKPDKKAAYSNSNYVLLSYILEKLYKKSYAQVLEDEITRPLNLNNTFFGRKIDIENNECYAYRFEKNWRKTEETEPSIDMGAGGIVSTPTDLVRFAEALFNNEILSPESLAKMKTIQDKFGMGLFKIEYYDKTSYGHNGEIDGFSSVLRYFPDDNVAFAITSNGLNYSLNAITVTIVNSLFNKHFNIPDFRVYEPKAKELNQYLGVYSSNTFPVKLTVTKSGNQLQLQAPGDSKMNLEATATGEFKYEPAAISIVFDVDKNQMLITQGGKTNVLNKE; translated from the coding sequence ATGACTTTTTTCAAAACTTTATTACTCACTATAATAACAACGCATATAGGGTTTGCCCAAAGCGTAGATGCTCAAAACTTAGATGAATATTTCAATACACTTGAAGCCAACAATAAATTTATGGGCAGTATCGCAATTCTTAAGCATGGCAATATAGTGTACTCGAAACAAGTTGGTTACTCAGACCCTGATTCGGAACAGAAACCTGATCGTAATACCAAATACAGAATTGGGTCCATATCTAAAGTATTTACAGCAACACTCGTATTTAAAGCTATTGAAGATGGAAAAATAATACTTAATGAAACTATTGATAAATATTTTCCGGAAATAGAAAATGCAGGTAAGATCACCATTTCAAATCTACTAAACCATAGAAGTGGTATTCATAGTTTTACAGACCATAAAAAAGAGTTTTTAAGCTATCATATCCATCCGAAAACAGAAAAGGAAATGATTGAGATCATTGCCAAGGGCGGTAGTGATTTTAAGCCAGATAAAAAAGCGGCCTACAGTAATTCAAATTACGTGTTGCTATCCTATATCCTGGAAAAACTTTATAAAAAGTCGTATGCCCAAGTTTTGGAAGATGAAATTACCAGGCCGTTAAACTTGAATAATACATTTTTCGGGAGAAAAATAGATATAGAGAATAATGAATGTTATGCGTATCGTTTTGAGAAAAATTGGAGAAAAACAGAAGAAACAGAACCGTCAATCGATATGGGTGCCGGAGGCATTGTATCAACACCAACTGATTTAGTTCGTTTTGCAGAAGCACTATTCAACAACGAAATACTCTCACCGGAAAGTCTCGCGAAAATGAAAACCATTCAGGACAAATTTGGAATGGGACTTTTCAAAATTGAATATTATGATAAAACAAGTTATGGCCACAATGGAGAAATAGATGGGTTTTCTTCTGTTTTAAGATATTTTCCGGATGATAATGTGGCTTTTGCCATTACCTCCAATGGTTTGAACTACAGCTTAAACGCAATTACGGTAACTATTGTTAACAGTCTTTTTAATAAACATTTTAACATTCCCGATTTTAGGGTTTATGAACCAAAAGCTAAAGAGTTAAATCAATATTTAGGAGTGTATTCCAGTAACACATTTCCAGTAAAATTAACGGTAACCAAATCTGGTAATCAATTACAACTACAGGCACCCGGAGATTCTAAAATGAACTTAGAAGCTACGGCCACAGGGGAGTTCAAATACGAACCTGCAGCTATCTCCATAGTGTTTGATGTGGATAAAAACCAAATGCTCATAACACAAGGAGGCAAAACCAATGTTTTAAATAAAGAATAA
- a CDS encoding helix-turn-helix transcriptional regulator: MQHTYICIYINVLCFLFPVTGIRQHYTRSQIDTLLNYKIESLKLDGRYEEALALNIEAIRMAEGVNYREGVVRGYQYLGNLLCESGQPKGEMGKYLLKYTRLGNNIGREKEQKEGLPVMVLTKEQGVKYRKVTPWLHYVSLGMVILCITILCCVLIHYKKRRKRNRQLMLEKDMIIRQKEMESEELRKKLNFAFGEVVALAKENAPSFLARFREVYPGICKKLLGINPKLVNTELCLCAMIWLNFSSKEIARYTYVQPKTVQIKKYRLRKKLGIPSDKDLYSWIRTL, encoded by the coding sequence TTGCAACATACATATATATGTATATACATTAACGTATTATGTTTTCTTTTTCCCGTTACGGGAATCAGGCAACACTATACCAGGAGCCAGATAGACACCTTGTTAAATTACAAAATAGAATCACTCAAACTGGATGGCAGGTATGAAGAGGCGCTGGCTTTAAATATCGAGGCAATCAGGATGGCCGAAGGAGTGAATTATCGGGAGGGAGTTGTCCGGGGGTACCAGTATCTCGGAAACCTTCTATGTGAGTCGGGACAGCCCAAAGGAGAGATGGGTAAATATCTCCTGAAATACACACGACTTGGTAATAATATCGGTAGAGAAAAAGAACAGAAGGAGGGGCTCCCGGTAATGGTACTTACAAAAGAACAGGGGGTAAAGTACCGGAAAGTTACACCCTGGTTACATTATGTTTCCTTGGGAATGGTGATTTTATGTATAACAATCCTGTGCTGTGTATTAATACATTATAAAAAAAGGAGAAAAAGGAACAGGCAATTAATGCTCGAAAAGGATATGATAATCAGACAAAAGGAAATGGAGAGCGAGGAACTTCGGAAAAAACTCAATTTCGCATTCGGAGAAGTAGTGGCGCTGGCAAAAGAAAATGCCCCGTCCTTTCTTGCACGTTTCCGGGAAGTGTACCCCGGAATATGTAAAAAACTACTGGGTATAAATCCTAAACTGGTGAATACCGAACTGTGTTTATGTGCCATGATCTGGCTTAATTTTTCCTCCAAAGAGATCGCTCGTTACACGTATGTACAGCCCAAAACGGTACAGATAAAAAAATATCGTCTTCGAAAAAAGCTTGGGATTCCGTCGGATAAAGACCTCTACTCGTGGATAAGGACTTTGTAA
- a CDS encoding FG-GAP repeat domain-containing protein, with protein sequence MDRDGDLDALVANGRDWTEQNYVFYNDGKGGFKQAQPIGKFLNASYAMVSADFNNDGFMDIAVANVKPENSPKSD encoded by the coding sequence ATTGACCGAGATGGGGATTTAGATGCGCTCGTGGCAAACGGCCGTGACTGGACCGAACAAAATTATGTGTTCTACAACGATGGAAAAGGTGGTTTTAAACAGGCGCAGCCCATAGGGAAATTTTTAAATGCTTCATACGCCATGGTAAGTGCTGATTTTAATAATGACGGATTTATGGATATCGCAGTCGCCAATGTGAAGCCGGAGAATTCACCGAAATCGGATTAA
- a CDS encoding DUF4386 domain-containing protein: MNPLKSKVKLAGLLIILGMVAGILSISPAIDSPAYLTGAAAGSNRVIISALFQFVLFLTYLGFVLLLYPVLKRYNKSLALGFLSFRITAGVILILGIVILLSILALSQEFVKSPSENSMVFEALGNVLKITRDYINHVFMVLTLGMGNLMLYTLLFKAKLIPGWISVWGISGTVLSVLASVLLLFKIVDVITPEYLVLNVPTALFEIVFGFWLIFKGLNPRDKSAEAV, translated from the coding sequence ATGAACCCATTAAAGAGTAAGGTAAAATTAGCCGGATTGCTTATCATACTAGGAATGGTAGCAGGCATTCTTAGCATATCTCCAGCAATAGATTCTCCCGCTTATTTAACAGGCGCAGCTGCCGGTTCAAACCGGGTAATCATAAGTGCTCTTTTTCAATTTGTTCTGTTCCTCACCTATTTGGGTTTTGTACTTTTACTGTACCCTGTACTTAAAAGGTACAATAAAAGTTTAGCCCTGGGCTTTCTGAGTTTTAGGATCACAGCCGGTGTCATATTGATTCTGGGAATCGTAATATTATTATCAATATTGGCTCTGAGCCAGGAATTTGTAAAAAGTCCTTCGGAAAACAGTATGGTGTTTGAAGCATTGGGTAATGTGCTTAAAATAACACGGGATTATATAAACCATGTGTTTATGGTATTGACATTAGGGATGGGTAACCTCATGCTGTATACACTGCTTTTTAAGGCAAAATTAATCCCGGGATGGATCTCTGTCTGGGGCATTTCAGGCACTGTGCTATCCGTATTGGCAAGCGTTTTACTCTTATTTAAGATAGTTGATGTAATAACGCCCGAATACCTGGTTTTAAACGTCCCAACTGCACTATTTGAAATTGTCTTCGGATTTTGGTTAATATTCAAAGGTTTAAATCCACGGGACAAATCGGCAGAAGCAGTATAA
- a CDS encoding serine hydrolase domain-containing protein, producing the protein MKKTLLIVLIVFSACKQQKSSEIIPEALHHDSISQIEGIEKNLAPVHYLKGRNHKKSIPQLMQEDNIPGVSIAFFDNGKISWQKTYGYSNLADSIKVTPNMVFNGASLSKPVTAMAALNLTEQGVLTLNENVNNYLEGWKVPDNKFTEHENVTLRRLIGHTAGFERYVQSSFFPHEELPTITQMLAGEKPSVDPAVSVVYVPGEKQVYSNPGYSVIEKLIEDVTDKEFNAAITDLIFEPCDMTHSSFEQPVPNHLSKQMATGYSDKPEPYPYKLFPFKAAGGIWTTPTDLAKFLLTVLEDHHSGTNTILSEKMTDSIFTKTPERLGFAKIYNNEIRDMLFEHWGSNSGFTCYMVASLDRKQGVVIMTNSDNGMSLMSYITRAVAVAYNWDFLQPKVFDSIAMGETAMKRFTGKFKGGSEVLGFEVVKGTLHFLSETATTSKLVPVAENTFIQPDSNTLYEFLKNKEGEVKYVRMTKADGYNSDYLKQ; encoded by the coding sequence ATGAAAAAAACACTTCTGATCGTTCTGATCGTCTTTTCCGCCTGCAAGCAACAAAAGAGCTCGGAGATCATACCGGAAGCATTACATCATGATTCCATATCTCAAATAGAAGGTATCGAAAAAAACCTGGCCCCGGTGCATTACCTGAAGGGCAGGAATCATAAAAAGTCGATACCTCAGCTCATGCAGGAGGACAATATCCCGGGAGTGAGCATCGCATTTTTTGATAACGGGAAAATTTCCTGGCAAAAAACATATGGGTATTCCAATCTGGCAGATTCCATAAAGGTCACTCCAAATATGGTCTTTAACGGGGCCTCGTTAAGCAAACCCGTGACCGCAATGGCAGCCTTAAATTTAACGGAACAAGGCGTTTTAACCTTGAATGAAAACGTCAATAATTACCTCGAAGGATGGAAAGTTCCCGACAATAAATTCACTGAACATGAAAACGTAACCCTCAGGCGACTTATTGGCCATACTGCAGGTTTTGAAAGATATGTACAGTCATCCTTTTTTCCTCATGAAGAATTGCCAACCATAACCCAGATGCTGGCAGGAGAAAAACCTTCCGTTGACCCGGCGGTTTCCGTAGTCTATGTTCCCGGAGAAAAACAGGTATATTCAAACCCGGGCTATTCCGTTATTGAAAAACTCATAGAAGATGTCACGGACAAGGAGTTTAATGCCGCCATCACCGATCTGATATTTGAGCCATGCGATATGACCCATAGTTCATTCGAACAGCCTGTCCCGAACCACCTTTCAAAACAAATGGCTACAGGATATTCCGATAAACCGGAGCCCTACCCTTACAAACTGTTTCCCTTTAAAGCGGCCGGGGGCATCTGGACTACCCCTACCGATTTAGCGAAATTTTTATTGACAGTACTGGAAGACCATCATTCGGGTACGAATACCATCCTGTCTGAAAAAATGACAGACAGTATATTCACTAAAACCCCCGAAAGATTAGGATTTGCAAAGATTTACAATAACGAAATCCGGGACATGCTCTTTGAGCACTGGGGAAGTAATTCTGGATTTACCTGTTATATGGTCGCGTCACTTGATCGTAAACAAGGTGTGGTTATTATGACCAACAGCGATAACGGGATGTCCCTGATGAGTTATATCACCAGGGCAGTCGCAGTAGCATACAACTGGGACTTTTTACAACCCAAGGTGTTTGATAGCATTGCAATGGGCGAGACAGCGATGAAGAGGTTTACAGGAAAATTTAAAGGAGGAAGCGAAGTACTGGGATTTGAAGTTGTTAAGGGAACCCTTCACTTTTTAAGTGAGACAGCTACCACTTCAAAACTTGTTCCCGTAGCAGAGAACACATTTATACAGCCGGATAGCAATACACTTTATGAGTTCTTAAAGAATAAAGAGGGCGAAGTGAAATATGTTCGTATGACAAAGGCAGATGGATATAACAGCGATTACCTTAAACAATAA
- a CDS encoding TolB family protein, with product MAVVIVLWIILYACSTSSDNKKYLGQAPHSLKPEVFAPGLISKKGESEFGSVFNKEANQFYYGADINGRSEIRFTTLEKETWGPPQTLLSNEKYSCNDPFLSPDEQRLYFISNRAVDGLGTKDDYDIWYIERNGNTWNTKMINAGPQINSGKNEYYMSFTTNGDMYFSSNTMASEKREHNYDIYVSGYGKGIFQKPNVLSNSINTEAYETDVFVAPDESYIIFCSIRRDGYGKGNLYISFREDGGNWSEAKNMGPQINTKDHELCQFVTKDGKYFFYTGNQDIYWVDAGIINNLKD from the coding sequence ATGGCAGTGGTTATTGTCCTGTGGATCATCTTATATGCCTGCTCTACGTCTTCAGATAACAAAAAATATTTAGGGCAGGCCCCTCATTCGTTGAAACCGGAGGTGTTTGCACCGGGCCTTATTTCAAAAAAAGGGGAATCGGAATTCGGGTCGGTTTTCAATAAGGAAGCTAATCAATTTTACTATGGGGCAGACATAAACGGCAGATCGGAAATTCGTTTCACTACACTGGAAAAGGAAACCTGGGGCCCGCCGCAAACACTGTTGTCTAATGAAAAATACAGTTGTAACGACCCTTTCCTTTCACCTGATGAACAAAGATTGTACTTTATATCCAACAGGGCTGTTGACGGACTTGGTACAAAAGACGATTACGATATATGGTATATAGAAAGGAATGGAAACACATGGAATACAAAAATGATAAATGCGGGGCCTCAAATCAACTCCGGAAAGAACGAATATTATATGTCGTTCACAACAAACGGGGATATGTATTTCTCTTCCAACACAATGGCTTCCGAAAAAAGGGAACACAACTATGACATTTATGTTTCCGGATATGGCAAAGGCATTTTTCAAAAACCTAATGTGCTAAGCAATTCAATAAATACGGAAGCTTACGAAACCGATGTATTTGTTGCCCCGGATGAATCCTATATCATTTTTTGCAGCATTAGAAGAGATGGTTATGGTAAAGGTAATTTGTACATCAGCTTTAGGGAAGATGGCGGCAATTGGTCAGAAGCCAAAAACATGGGCCCGCAAATCAATACAAAAGATCATGAACTTTGTCAGTTTGTAACCAAAGATGGCAAGTATTTTTTCTATACCGGTAACCAGGACATTTACTGGGTGGATGCCGGAATTATAAATAACCTGAAAGATTAA